The Pseudorhodobacter turbinis genome contains a region encoding:
- the cydX gene encoding cytochrome bd-I oxidase subunit CydX, translating into MWYFAWILGLPLAAIFAVMNAMWLEMKEDEKTMAQSRPD; encoded by the coding sequence ATGTGGTATTTTGCCTGGATACTTGGCCTTCCTCTGGCTGCTATTTTTGCTGTGATGAACGCAATGTGGCTGGAAATGAAGGAAGATGAAAAAACTATGGCACAAAGCCGACCCGACTGA
- a CDS encoding phospholipase D family protein has translation MLVILKYLLALILLAGIVILLARAAFPPPKNTERMNSTALPPATTGPLAEAHKTAGKTGITALQNGAGAFAARMILADAAVSSIDAQYYIWRGDLTGYLLLDALQRAADRGVRVRLLLDDNGIAGLDPELAALNAHPNIEVRLYNPFNLRRFKLLSYTFDFFRLNRRMHNKSFTVDGHATIMGGRNIGDEYFGTGNTALFVDLDVLAVGAVVADVSADFDRYWAAPSVHQADQILGTSHDDPIAKGLARASADPQMAQYEDILRTSDIVTALTKGALDLEWTTAILVSDDPVKGEGAVPREDLLATQLMRAVGRIEARFDGISPYLVPGAAGVKAFGTLQSQGVTVRLLTNSLEATDVVPVHAGYAKRRMAMLRAGIGLFELRPQPGRDIPSEKMGPFGSSGSSLHAKTFAVDGARIFVGSFNFDPRSTTLNTEMGLLIESPRMANAMHEAFDDDLRGLAWRVEARGRKPVWVDPETGAVETDEPGATLFKRMAIAIVGWLPVEWLL, from the coding sequence ATGTTGGTTATACTCAAATATCTCTTGGCCCTTATCCTCTTGGCGGGGATTGTCATTTTGCTGGCACGCGCCGCATTTCCCCCGCCCAAAAACACCGAGCGCATGAACAGCACGGCCCTGCCGCCCGCCACCACCGGCCCGCTGGCCGAGGCCCACAAAACCGCCGGAAAGACTGGCATCACTGCCCTGCAAAACGGTGCCGGGGCCTTTGCCGCTCGGATGATCCTTGCCGATGCGGCGGTCTCCTCCATTGATGCACAGTACTACATCTGGCGCGGGGATTTGACGGGTTATCTTTTGCTGGATGCGCTGCAAAGGGCGGCGGATCGCGGGGTGCGGGTCCGGCTGCTGCTGGATGATAACGGCATCGCAGGGCTTGATCCCGAACTGGCGGCGCTGAACGCCCATCCCAATATCGAGGTCCGGCTTTATAACCCGTTCAACCTGCGCCGCTTCAAGCTGCTGTCCTATACTTTTGATTTCTTTCGCCTGAACCGCAGGATGCACAACAAGTCCTTCACCGTAGACGGCCACGCCACCATCATGGGCGGGCGCAATATCGGGGATGAATATTTCGGCACCGGCAATACCGCACTTTTCGTTGATCTGGATGTGCTGGCAGTGGGGGCGGTCGTGGCTGATGTCTCTGCCGATTTCGACCGGTATTGGGCCGCCCCTTCCGTGCATCAAGCCGACCAGATCCTAGGCACAAGCCATGATGACCCGATTGCCAAGGGTCTTGCGAGGGCCTCCGCCGATCCGCAAATGGCGCAATATGAAGACATCCTGCGCACCTCGGACATTGTCACTGCCCTGACGAAAGGGGCGCTGGACCTTGAATGGACCACAGCGATACTGGTCAGCGATGACCCCGTAAAAGGAGAGGGTGCCGTACCCCGAGAGGACCTGCTGGCCACGCAGCTGATGCGGGCGGTTGGCAGGATCGAGGCGCGGTTTGACGGAATCTCTCCCTATCTGGTGCCGGGCGCTGCGGGGGTGAAGGCCTTTGGCACGCTGCAATCTCAAGGTGTCACCGTGCGGTTGCTGACCAATTCACTGGAGGCCACAGATGTGGTGCCGGTTCATGCCGGCTATGCCAAACGCCGGATGGCGATGCTGCGCGCAGGCATTGGGCTGTTCGAGCTGCGACCACAGCCAGGCCGCGATATCCCGTCGGAAAAGATGGGGCCTTTCGGCTCTTCGGGGTCCAGTTTGCACGCCAAGACATTCGCCGTGGACGGCGCGCGGATCTTTGTCGGCTCGTTCAACTTTGATCCGCGGTCGACCACTTTGAACACGGAAATGGGCTTGCTGATTGAAAGCCCACGGATGGCAAATGCGATGCATGAGGCGTTTGACGACGATTTGCGCGGGCTGGCTTGGCGGGTAGAGGCACGGGGGCGCAAGCCGGTCTGGGTTGACCCCGAAACCGGTGCCGTCGAAACGGATGAGCCCGGTGCCACCCTTTTCAAGCGCATGGCCATTGCGATTGTCGGCTGGCTGCCGGTGGAATGGTTACTGTAA
- a CDS encoding endonuclease/exonuclease/phosphatase family protein, whose product MTGFSLVSWNIRAGLGRDLRRRPARTIAAITAFDADVVLLQEADFRRHPRPAALPSPQGRIGPFEVVDLTPTGVGLGWHGIAMLKRPGITVDAIHRYDLPALEPRGAVVVDLTVSGQPLRVVGVHLGLLRGNRRKQIAFIAARIAELERRPIIIAGDYNEWRDRRGLETVPAWIHIHSPGPTFPAGRPFLHLDRLAFSNEFELLHSSVIADPQATMASDHRPIRGQFRLLTRTKPQGG is encoded by the coding sequence ATGACCGGGTTTTCGCTGGTCAGCTGGAACATCCGCGCAGGCCTTGGCCGCGATCTGCGGCGCAGGCCTGCGCGTACCATCGCGGCGATCACCGCCTTTGATGCCGATGTCGTTCTGCTGCAAGAGGCCGACTTCCGGCGCCACCCCCGCCCCGCCGCCTTGCCAAGCCCCCAAGGCCGTATCGGCCCGTTTGAGGTGGTGGACCTGACCCCGACCGGCGTCGGCCTTGGCTGGCACGGGATTGCCATGCTCAAACGTCCGGGGATCACCGTCGATGCCATCCACCGCTATGACCTGCCGGCACTAGAGCCGCGCGGCGCTGTCGTCGTTGACCTGACGGTATCGGGCCAACCGCTTCGGGTTGTCGGGGTTCACCTTGGCCTTTTACGCGGCAACCGGCGCAAGCAAATCGCCTTCATCGCCGCACGAATAGCAGAGCTGGAGCGCCGCCCCATCATCATCGCCGGCGACTATAATGAATGGCGTGACCGGCGCGGGCTGGAAACCGTGCCGGCGTGGATACACATCCACAGCCCCGGCCCGACATTTCCGGCGGGGCGGCCGTTCCTGCATCTGGACCGTCTGGCCTTCAGCAATGAATTCGAACTGTTGCACAGCAGCGTCATCGCCGATCCGCAGGCGACGATGGCTTCGGATCACCGGCCCATTCGCGGGCAGTTCCGACTGTTGACGCGAACCAAACCGCAGGGGGGCTAA
- a CDS encoding AI-2E family transporter: MKTSTPPLALLVNAALLVVLLGFLLIVGKPVLLPILAAVIAVYVLMDASKALGRLPLVGRFSGGVRRFLVLLLFTVAVLALAGVVINTITQILRDATTYQVNIERLVAEGAGLLGLDDRPDWQTIREATFGKLSVRDVINTALLNVTNIGTSLFLVIVYSAFLLAERGGFAAKLSAAVKDPESAARTEAMIRDINEKIGDYLAAKTLVNIGLGGISFVILWGMGIDFPLFWALMIGLLNYIPYFGSLVAVAFPVIMSVLQFGDLGRTVLLTVLLTIAQTWVANFMDPRLVGRRVNLSPLVVLVALAVWYALWGLPGALLAVPLTSMLTIVLAAFPSTLPFAILMANHVGNLPDQAQTAAKP, encoded by the coding sequence ATGAAAACGAGCACGCCCCCGCTTGCCCTGTTAGTCAATGCCGCCTTGCTGGTGGTGTTGCTGGGGTTTTTGCTGATCGTGGGCAAGCCGGTACTGCTGCCGATTTTGGCGGCTGTGATCGCGGTTTATGTGTTGATGGACGCCTCCAAGGCGCTGGGTCGCCTGCCGCTGGTGGGGCGGTTTTCTGGCGGGGTGCGGCGGTTTTTAGTGCTGCTGCTCTTTACCGTGGCCGTGCTTGCGCTTGCGGGTGTTGTGATCAATACCATCACCCAGATCTTGCGCGATGCGACCACATATCAGGTCAATATCGAACGCTTGGTGGCCGAGGGCGCAGGGCTTTTGGGTCTGGATGACCGCCCCGACTGGCAAACCATCCGCGAGGCAACCTTTGGCAAGCTGTCGGTGCGTGATGTCATCAATACCGCTTTGCTCAATGTCACCAATATCGGCACATCGCTGTTTCTGGTGATCGTCTATTCGGCCTTTCTGCTGGCAGAGCGGGGCGGCTTTGCGGCCAAACTTTCGGCGGCGGTGAAAGACCCCGAAAGTGCGGCGCGCACCGAGGCCATGATCCGCGATATCAACGAAAAGATCGGTGATTATCTTGCGGCCAAGACCCTTGTGAATATCGGCCTCGGCGGGATTTCCTTTGTTATCCTTTGGGGGATGGGCATTGATTTTCCGCTGTTCTGGGCGTTGATGATCGGGCTTTTGAACTACATCCCCTATTTCGGATCGCTGGTCGCCGTGGCCTTTCCCGTTATCATGTCGGTTTTGCAATTTGGCGATCTGGGGCGGACGGTCTTGCTAACGGTGCTGCTAACCATCGCGCAAACCTGGGTGGCCAATTTCATGGACCCACGGCTGGTAGGCCGCCGCGTCAACCTAAGCCCCTTGGTCGTTCTGGTCGCCCTTGCCGTGTGGTACGCGCTTTGGGGGCTGCCGGGCGCTTTGCTTGCGGTGCCGCTGACCTCGATGTTGACCATCGTGCTGGCGGCTTTCCCCTCCACCCTGCCATTTGCGATCCTTATGGCCAATCATGTGGGTAACTTACCAGATCAGGCCCAAACGGCTGCCAAACCATGA
- the ftsH gene encoding ATP-dependent zinc metalloprotease FtsH, with product MNRGTQINLWYVLLAVMGVVFIRDIWVQSQTIEAIPYSQFETYLEAGDIEEVTIGSSSIRGTFREALDGKTGFVTTPVAPDLADRLNDSGVTFSGAVENTWFTTLLSWVLPALFFVGIWMFVIRRMGGGQAGGMMAIGKSKAKVYVESDTKVTFANVAGVDEAKAELQEVIDFLQNPKEYGSLGARMPKGILLVGPPGTGKTLLARAVAGEAGVPFYSISGSEFVEMFVGVGAARVRDLFEQARKAAPAIIFIDELDALGRARGAGTAQGGNDEREQTLNQLLSELDGFDPSSGVVLLAATNRPEILDPALLRAGRFDRQVLVDRPDRAGRVQILQVHMKKIVLAPEMALDEIAALTTGFSGADLANLVNEAALLATRRRGKHVTMEDFTRAIERIVAGLEKRNRLINPRERKIVAYHEMGHTLVSLALPGVDTVHKVSIIPRGIGALGYTIQRPTEDRFLMTQAELRDKIAVLMGGRAAEQLVFGHLSTGAADDLARATDIARSMIARYGMDADLGNVSYDSDRNSFLGDHGPSYFDRNYSEATAEAMDVAVRAVLQEVSDRALDILTKNRDVLDRAAKRLLEVETLDEDALHGLTAGLKPAPPESALA from the coding sequence ATGAACCGCGGAACGCAGATAAATCTTTGGTATGTGCTTTTGGCTGTGATGGGCGTTGTGTTCATCCGCGATATCTGGGTGCAAAGCCAGACGATCGAGGCAATCCCCTATAGCCAGTTCGAAACCTATCTTGAGGCCGGGGATATAGAGGAGGTAACCATCGGCTCTTCCTCGATCCGCGGCACGTTCCGCGAGGCGCTTGATGGCAAGACGGGTTTCGTGACAACGCCCGTCGCCCCCGATCTGGCCGACCGGTTGAACGATAGCGGCGTGACCTTTTCCGGCGCGGTGGAAAATACGTGGTTCACCACCTTGTTGTCTTGGGTGCTTCCGGCGCTGTTCTTTGTCGGCATCTGGATGTTCGTGATCCGTCGCATGGGTGGCGGGCAGGCGGGCGGTATGATGGCCATCGGTAAAAGCAAGGCCAAGGTTTATGTCGAGAGCGATACCAAGGTCACTTTCGCCAATGTCGCCGGTGTGGATGAGGCCAAGGCCGAGCTGCAAGAGGTTATCGATTTTCTGCAAAACCCCAAGGAATACGGCAGCCTTGGCGCGCGGATGCCCAAGGGCATCTTGCTGGTCGGCCCGCCCGGTACGGGTAAAACTCTACTGGCCCGCGCTGTGGCTGGTGAGGCGGGCGTGCCGTTTTACTCCATCTCGGGATCCGAGTTCGTTGAAATGTTTGTGGGTGTGGGCGCTGCACGGGTGCGCGATCTGTTTGAGCAGGCCCGCAAGGCCGCACCGGCCATCATCTTTATTGACGAATTGGATGCCCTTGGCCGTGCGCGTGGGGCGGGCACTGCGCAGGGTGGCAATGATGAGCGCGAGCAAACCCTGAACCAACTTTTGTCAGAGCTGGACGGTTTTGATCCCAGCAGCGGCGTTGTGTTGCTTGCGGCAACGAACCGGCCGGAAATTCTTGATCCGGCTTTGCTGCGTGCGGGACGCTTTGACCGGCAGGTTCTGGTGGACCGGCCCGATAGGGCGGGACGGGTGCAGATCTTGCAGGTTCATATGAAAAAGATCGTGCTGGCCCCGGAAATGGCGCTGGACGAAATTGCGGCGCTGACCACGGGGTTTTCGGGCGCCGATCTGGCCAATCTGGTGAATGAGGCGGCCCTGCTGGCGACACGGCGGCGCGGCAAACATGTCACGATGGAGGATTTCACCCGCGCCATTGAACGCATCGTGGCCGGCCTAGAAAAGCGCAACCGTCTGATCAACCCGCGCGAACGCAAGATCGTGGCCTATCATGAGATGGGGCACACGCTGGTTTCCTTGGCGCTGCCGGGGGTGGATACAGTGCATAAGGTATCGATCATTCCGCGCGGTATCGGGGCGCTGGGCTATACCATACAGCGTCCGACCGAGGACCGCTTCTTGATGACCCAGGCCGAGCTGCGCGACAAGATCGCGGTGCTGATGGGTGGCCGCGCGGCAGAGCAGCTGGTCTTTGGTCATCTGTCAACCGGCGCTGCCGATGATCTGGCGCGCGCGACCGATATCGCGCGGTCCATGATCGCGCGATATGGCATGGACGCCGATCTTGGCAATGTCAGCTATGACAGCGACCGGAACAGCTTTTTGGGCGATCACGGCCCAAGCTATTTCGACCGCAACTATAGCGAGGCCACAGCCGAGGCGATGGATGTCGCGGTGCGTGCGGTCTTGCAAGAGGTCTCTGACCGCGCGCTGGATATCCTGACCAAGAACCGCGACGTGCTTGACCGCGCCGCCAAACGCTTGCTGGAGGTGGAAACGCTGGACGAGGACGCCTTGCACGGGCTTACAGCGGGGCTAAAGCCCGCCCCACCGGAAAGTGCTTTGGCCTGA
- the atpD gene encoding F0F1 ATP synthase subunit beta, whose translation MSILSDPSAKADSMPDPMGRVVAVRGGVVDVSFRGQGPQLDDLLYAGDVALQVMSFVEGGAARCIALDPVQGVGLGTEVRATGGPVTVPVGEAVLGRMLNVFGAPIDGLPAPVTDTRRSIHHAPPPLTDRVLRAEVLETGIKAIDLLAPIERGGKTGLFGGAGVGKTVLLSELIHNTVEHHHGVSLFCGIGERSREAEELWREMGEAGVRDKMVMLFGQMNESPGVRFLVGKSALTMAEYFRDDREQDVLLLVDNIFRFVQAGSEVSGLMGRMPSRVGYQPTLATELASLQERIASTRKGAITSIQAVYVPADDFTDPAAAHIFSHLSASVVLSRKRASEGLYPAVDPLASASVMLTPGVVGQRHYDVARAVRRTLAEYEDLRDIIAMLGIEELSAHDRAIVARARRLERFLTQPFATVSASTGEGGKLVPLEATLAGCEEILAQVQFDRPESDYYMIGALTDLKEPV comes from the coding sequence ATGTCCATACTATCCGACCCGAGCGCCAAAGCCGATTCTATGCCGGACCCGATGGGCCGGGTGGTCGCGGTGCGTGGCGGCGTTGTCGATGTGAGTTTTCGGGGTCAGGGGCCGCAGCTTGATGATCTGCTTTATGCAGGGGATGTGGCGCTTCAGGTGATGAGTTTTGTCGAAGGCGGGGCCGCGCGCTGTATCGCGCTTGATCCGGTGCAGGGGGTCGGCTTGGGGACAGAGGTGCGCGCCACCGGCGGGCCGGTTACGGTGCCGGTGGGGGAGGCGGTTCTCGGCCGGATGCTCAACGTATTCGGTGCGCCGATTGACGGGTTGCCCGCGCCGGTGACCGATACGCGCCGTTCCATCCACCATGCCCCGCCGCCCTTGACCGACCGTGTTTTGCGGGCCGAGGTTTTGGAGACGGGGATCAAGGCGATTGACCTTCTGGCCCCGATAGAGCGTGGCGGCAAAACCGGATTGTTCGGCGGGGCCGGCGTTGGCAAAACGGTGCTGCTCAGTGAGCTTATCCATAACACGGTCGAACATCACCACGGCGTCAGCCTGTTTTGCGGTATTGGCGAGCGGTCCCGCGAGGCAGAGGAGCTGTGGCGTGAGATGGGGGAGGCGGGGGTGCGTGACAAGATGGTCATGCTCTTTGGCCAGATGAACGAAAGCCCCGGCGTGCGCTTTTTGGTGGGCAAATCCGCGCTGACGATGGCCGAGTATTTCCGCGATGACCGCGAGCAGGATGTGTTGTTGCTGGTCGATAATATTTTCCGCTTTGTGCAGGCGGGGTCAGAGGTGTCGGGGCTGATGGGGCGGATGCCGTCGCGGGTGGGCTATCAGCCGACCTTGGCGACGGAACTTGCCAGCCTTCAGGAACGGATTGCGTCGACCCGCAAGGGGGCGATCACCTCTATTCAGGCGGTCTATGTGCCGGCCGATGATTTTACCGATCCGGCGGCGGCGCATATTTTCTCGCACCTCTCGGCCTCGGTGGTCCTGTCGCGCAAACGCGCGAGCGAGGGGCTTTATCCGGCGGTTGATCCGCTGGCCTCGGCCTCGGTCATGTTGACGCCGGGGGTGGTTGGCCAGCGCCATTATGACGTCGCCCGCGCCGTGCGCCGCACCCTGGCCGAATATGAGGATTTGCGCGACATCATCGCCATGCTGGGGATAGAGGAGCTTTCGGCCCATGACCGCGCCATCGTGGCCCGCGCGCGGCGGCTGGAACGGTTTTTGACTCAGCCCTTTGCCACAGTCAGCGCGTCTACCGGTGAGGGCGGCAAGCTGGTGCCGCTGGAGGCGACGCTGGCGGGTTGTGAGGAAATTCTGGCGCAAGTGCAGTTCGACCGCCCCGAAAGCGATTACTACATGATCGGCGCGCTGACAGACCTGAAGGAGCCTGTATGA
- a CDS encoding ATPase, producing the protein MSTADKMQVTIGLPGAPLFQGAAVALNAVAPNGAFGILPNHVDLVTALVPSVLLLRQEDGRERVFGIDEGVLVKKGHEVTIAVRRGVESADLASLDETVGALFDTMEDEERVARAALSRLEADMVRRFAGLRGQP; encoded by the coding sequence ATGAGCACGGCCGATAAAATGCAGGTCACGATCGGCCTGCCGGGGGCACCTTTGTTTCAGGGGGCGGCGGTGGCGCTGAATGCAGTTGCCCCGAATGGTGCCTTTGGCATTTTGCCCAATCATGTGGATCTTGTGACGGCGCTTGTGCCCTCGGTCTTGTTGCTGCGCCAAGAGGACGGGCGGGAACGGGTTTTCGGCATTGATGAGGGGGTCTTGGTCAAGAAAGGTCATGAGGTAACAATCGCCGTGCGACGCGGTGTCGAAAGTGCCGATCTGGCATCGCTTGATGAAACCGTGGGCGCCTTGTTCGACACGATGGAGGATGAAGAACGCGTGGCCCGCGCCGCCCTGTCGCGGCTGGAGGCAGATATGGTGCGCCGCTTTGCCGGATTGCGGGGGCAGCCATGA
- a CDS encoding AtpZ/AtpI family protein, with translation MSKDKKARDIGRLASRKQAARDNPGPSPLRGIGTFGMIGWSVAVPTVGGAFVGMWLDGTHPQDFSWTIALILGGVAIGAGIAWVWIDKEKGE, from the coding sequence ATGAGCAAAGACAAAAAAGCCCGCGACATCGGTCGTTTGGCCAGCCGCAAGCAGGCCGCGCGAGATAATCCCGGCCCCAGCCCGCTGCGCGGTATTGGCACTTTTGGCATGATCGGCTGGTCGGTGGCGGTGCCAACGGTGGGCGGGGCATTTGTAGGGATGTGGCTGGACGGCACACATCCGCAGGATTTCTCATGGACGATTGCGTTGATCCTTGGCGGGGTTGCCATAGGGGCGGGCATTGCCTGGGTTTGGATAGATAAGGAGAAGGGCGAATGA
- a CDS encoding ATP synthase subunit I — MIVSIDWPLLAFGLLSGAVAGALFFAGLAWGMRAALRSPRPVVILLPSAAVRIGLLLAAGAWIAGLGTAALLGFMAGFFLFRVVMIVAWRPTPGGAGWS; from the coding sequence ATGATCGTATCAATAGACTGGCCGCTTCTGGCATTCGGGCTGTTGAGTGGGGCTGTTGCGGGCGCGCTGTTCTTTGCCGGATTGGCATGGGGTATGCGTGCGGCGTTGCGCAGTCCAAGGCCGGTGGTGATTTTGCTGCCAAGTGCCGCGGTGCGCATCGGGTTGCTATTGGCCGCAGGTGCGTGGATTGCGGGGCTGGGAACCGCCGCGCTGCTGGGCTTTATGGCGGGATTTTTCCTGTTTCGGGTGGTCATGATCGTGGCCTGGCGTCCAACACCGGGGGGTGCGGGATGGAGCTGA
- a CDS encoding F0F1 ATP synthase subunit A — protein MELTPDTTIILTVFGFGLNATIVFTWVVMAMLTLASMLITRKLRPDVPPDRWRTTLEAIVLTIQSQIDEISARPDRRLLYFAGTLFLFIVTSNLLMVVPGWHSPTASLSTTAALALSVLVAVPLFGVGQRGLKAYLHSYLEPNIIMLPFNIIGEASRGISLAIRLYGNVMSGAVIAAILLGVAPFFFPVVMDMLGLLTGVIQAYIFAILATVYISSATAPAEPQTESAKDQP, from the coding sequence ATGGAGCTGACACCCGATACCACCATTATCCTGACGGTTTTCGGTTTTGGCCTCAATGCCACCATCGTGTTCACATGGGTGGTGATGGCGATGCTGACGCTGGCCTCAATGCTGATCACCCGCAAGCTGCGTCCCGATGTGCCGCCCGACCGCTGGCGCACCACGCTAGAGGCCATCGTGCTGACGATCCAGAGCCAGATCGATGAGATCAGCGCCCGCCCCGACCGCCGGTTGCTCTATTTTGCGGGGACGTTGTTTTTGTTCATCGTCACGTCCAATTTGCTGATGGTGGTGCCGGGGTGGCATTCGCCCACGGCCTCGCTTTCCACCACTGCGGCGCTTGCGCTTTCGGTGCTGGTGGCGGTGCCGTTGTTCGGGGTGGGGCAGCGAGGGCTAAAGGCCTATTTGCACAGCTACCTTGAGCCGAACATCATCATGCTGCCCTTCAACATCATCGGGGAGGCGTCGCGCGGCATATCATTAGCGATCCGCCTTTATGGCAATGTGATGAGCGGGGCGGTGATCGCCGCGATCCTGCTGGGGGTGGCACCTTTCTTCTTTCCCGTTGTGATGGACATGCTGGGCCTGCTGACCGGCGTTATCCAAGCCTATATTTTTGCCATTCTGGCGACGGTTTACATTTCTTCGGCCACAGCACCGGCTGAACCCCAAACCGAATCTGCAAAGGACCAACCATGA
- a CDS encoding F0F1 ATP synthase subunit C — protein sequence MTDLALIAMISIFTAGLTVSFGALGPALGEGRAAASALNAIAQQPDAASNLSRTLFVSLAMIESTAIYCFVVAMILLFANPFWNALIETSAQSVGG from the coding sequence ATGACTGATCTTGCCCTTATCGCTATGATTTCCATTTTCACTGCCGGCCTCACGGTGTCTTTCGGGGCGCTTGGCCCCGCGCTGGGCGAGGGGCGCGCGGCGGCCTCGGCGCTCAATGCGATTGCGCAACAGCCCGATGCGGCCTCGAACCTGTCGCGGACGCTTTTTGTTAGCCTTGCGATGATCGAATCCACTGCGATCTATTGTTTCGTTGTTGCGATGATCCTGCTTTTTGCCAACCCGTTCTGGAACGCACTGATTGAGACATCGGCGCAAAGCGTGGGTGGCTAG
- a CDS encoding F0F1 ATP synthase subunit B encodes MSIDWITVAAQIINFLVLVWLLKRFLYRPILDGIDARERQIAERMAQAGAVRAKAEAAEADFRAQIAKLKAGREGVIEDAREAAERERDQMLAEANARLQKEQAVRADEREKEARKHSADLHAKGAAALLALLRKALRDLADESLEQRIITRAAGRMPEMMGDLTAAAGSSDSAVIVTHDPLPQDLAAQLRAELQAAKPGISVAFQTDPAQSPGLSLRLGGAQLGWTVDSYMDGLEKILGKQEHAHAQ; translated from the coding sequence ATGTCCATCGACTGGATTACGGTCGCGGCGCAGATCATCAACTTTCTGGTGTTGGTCTGGCTGCTCAAGCGGTTTTTGTACCGGCCCATTCTGGACGGGATTGACGCACGCGAGCGCCAGATTGCCGAGCGTATGGCACAAGCCGGTGCTGTCCGCGCCAAGGCCGAAGCCGCCGAGGCGGATTTTCGCGCGCAGATAGCCAAGTTGAAAGCCGGTCGCGAGGGCGTGATCGAAGACGCCCGCGAGGCCGCCGAGCGGGAGCGGGACCAAATGCTGGCAGAGGCCAACGCCCGTTTGCAAAAAGAACAAGCCGTGCGCGCAGATGAACGCGAAAAAGAGGCGCGCAAACACAGCGCCGATCTGCACGCCAAGGGGGCGGCGGCGCTTTTGGCCCTGTTGCGCAAAGCGCTCCGCGATCTTGCGGATGAAAGCTTGGAGCAACGGATCATCACACGCGCGGCGGGGCGGATGCCCGAGATGATGGGGGATCTGACGGCCGCCGCAGGCAGCAGCGATAGCGCCGTGATTGTAACGCATGATCCCTTGCCACAAGATCTCGCCGCACAGCTGCGGGCGGAATTACAGGCCGCAAAGCCCGGTATCAGCGTGGCATTCCAGACCGATCCGGCGCAATCGCCGGGCCTGTCGTTGCGGCTTGGCGGGGCGCAGCTTGGTTGGACGGTAGACAGCTATATGGACGGGCTGGAGAAAATCCTTGGCAAGCAGGAGCATGCCCATGCCCAATGA